A genome region from Streptomyces sp. SAI-135 includes the following:
- a CDS encoding BTAD domain-containing putative transcriptional regulator gives MSERLRVGVLGPLLLRRGETVVSAGPPQRRALLSALVLRRGTPASVRELADELWGEEAPPSAVAVIRSYVHQLRRTLGSDPAAGVAIQSSSGGYFAEIAAGVLDLQVFERLVADADRARTAGDRVAAADRLREALGLWRGPALADVAGPGADRHRRALAQRQLSALTTRLALDLELDRHHAVVPELHSLVLAHPLNEHLRQLVMTALYRCGRQADAIATYQQCRRLLADELGVDPGPELQQCYLRVVRGDPDLVGAASSPVGRPAHLPASPAVFVGREEALRRADVLLAAGGPGPVITVISGMGGVGKTTLALRWAHRVAPDYADGQLYADLRGYGPGRDPAAPAEILGGFLQALGVAASDVPDHPEVRAGLFRSLVADRRMIILLDNAATTDQVRELLPGTGHCLVIVTSRGTLSGLLVRDGARLLTLLPPGHDEAAALFAARVGPDRVRAEPRATRDIVERSGRLPLALAVVAARAVVAEHIPLGVMADELNTAHGTLAAFRTPDASVDVSVVLSWSYRALGARPAEAFRRLCLHPGPHLSVDAAASMLALTRTETRILLDELAAAALLLEELPGRYAMHDLVRAFGQDRSRDQDDEQERRAVVHRLLDHYVHTTRLAAHQLFAIRHQILPERPVDGVICEAPEPADWYQSEYTALLAALDLADRERFDRHAWQLAALLRDHLNRQGMWHHLQVSQQTGVAAAVRSGDPAAEGRALWGLALADANMGRHQEACGHLHRALAIFTETGAREDAAATRSRIGYLLTEQGDHVAALEHAHETLALYPPGTDPARRAGALNSVSWLYAQLGQLEEAADHVRQALALDVHLSPYALADTWDTLGFIQARQERIDDAADSYRRAAAIYRRHGAHFREAGTLRALGDAYQRAGRARQAQDVYRQALERVSTTDDPGASRLGAELARLLARQ, from the coding sequence ATGAGTGAGCGTCTGCGCGTCGGTGTGCTCGGCCCGCTTCTCCTCAGGCGTGGGGAGACAGTGGTATCCGCAGGCCCGCCCCAGCGGCGTGCCTTGCTGAGCGCACTCGTCCTGCGCCGCGGCACTCCGGCCTCGGTGCGGGAGCTCGCCGATGAGCTGTGGGGCGAGGAGGCCCCGCCAAGCGCGGTGGCGGTTATCCGGTCGTACGTGCACCAGCTGCGCCGGACGCTGGGATCCGACCCGGCGGCCGGAGTCGCGATCCAGTCGTCCTCCGGCGGGTATTTCGCGGAGATCGCCGCAGGCGTACTCGATCTGCAGGTCTTCGAGCGACTCGTGGCGGACGCGGACCGGGCGCGGACAGCGGGCGACCGGGTGGCCGCCGCCGATCGGCTGCGCGAGGCGCTGGGACTGTGGCGCGGACCGGCGCTCGCCGACGTCGCCGGGCCCGGCGCGGACCGGCACCGTAGGGCACTGGCCCAGCGGCAGCTGTCGGCGCTCACCACACGTCTCGCACTCGATCTGGAGCTGGACCGCCACCACGCGGTGGTGCCGGAGCTGCACTCCCTGGTCCTCGCGCATCCGCTGAACGAGCATCTGCGGCAACTGGTCATGACCGCCCTGTACCGCTGTGGGCGCCAGGCCGACGCGATCGCCACATACCAGCAGTGCCGCCGGCTGCTCGCGGACGAACTGGGTGTGGACCCCGGTCCAGAGCTGCAGCAGTGCTATCTGCGGGTGGTCCGAGGCGATCCGGACCTGGTGGGCGCCGCCTCCTCACCTGTCGGCCGTCCGGCCCACCTGCCCGCGTCACCAGCCGTGTTCGTCGGCCGCGAGGAGGCGTTACGGCGCGCCGACGTTCTGCTGGCCGCCGGCGGTCCGGGGCCGGTGATCACGGTGATCTCGGGTATGGGCGGCGTGGGCAAGACCACGCTGGCGCTGCGCTGGGCCCACCGCGTCGCACCGGACTACGCCGACGGGCAGCTCTACGCCGATCTGCGCGGATACGGGCCGGGCCGCGATCCTGCCGCACCCGCCGAAATCCTCGGCGGATTTCTGCAGGCCCTCGGTGTGGCCGCCTCCGACGTGCCGGACCATCCCGAGGTCCGTGCAGGACTTTTCCGCAGTCTCGTCGCCGACCGCCGGATGATCATCCTGCTGGACAATGCCGCCACCACGGACCAGGTCAGGGAACTCCTGCCCGGCACCGGACACTGCCTGGTGATCGTGACCAGCAGGGGCACGCTCAGCGGCCTGCTGGTGCGCGACGGCGCGCGGTTGCTGACCTTGCTGCCACCCGGACACGACGAGGCGGCAGCACTGTTCGCCGCCCGGGTCGGCCCAGACCGCGTCCGGGCCGAGCCACGTGCCACTCGTGACATCGTCGAGCGCAGCGGACGGCTCCCCCTGGCCCTGGCGGTGGTGGCCGCCCGCGCAGTGGTGGCCGAGCACATTCCCCTCGGCGTGATGGCAGACGAGCTGAACACCGCGCACGGCACCTTGGCCGCCTTCCGGACCCCCGACGCGTCGGTCGACGTCAGCGTGGTGCTCTCCTGGTCCTACCGCGCACTCGGCGCACGCCCTGCTGAGGCGTTCCGGCGGCTTTGCCTGCATCCGGGTCCCCACCTGAGCGTCGACGCCGCCGCGAGCATGCTGGCCCTGACCAGGACCGAGACACGTATCCTCCTCGACGAGCTCGCCGCGGCGGCCCTGCTCCTCGAGGAGCTGCCGGGCCGGTACGCGATGCACGACCTCGTCCGGGCGTTCGGGCAGGACCGGAGCCGCGACCAGGACGACGAGCAGGAGCGGCGAGCGGTCGTCCACCGCCTGCTCGACCACTACGTCCACACGACGCGCTTGGCGGCGCATCAGCTCTTCGCGATCCGGCACCAGATCCTGCCCGAGCGTCCCGTGGACGGCGTGATCTGCGAAGCCCCCGAGCCCGCGGACTGGTACCAGAGCGAGTACACCGCCCTGCTGGCCGCCCTCGACCTGGCCGACCGCGAACGGTTCGACCGGCACGCCTGGCAGCTCGCCGCGCTGCTGCGCGACCATCTCAACCGGCAAGGGATGTGGCACCACTTGCAGGTGTCCCAGCAGACCGGTGTAGCCGCCGCCGTTCGCAGCGGTGACCCGGCGGCCGAAGGCCGCGCGCTGTGGGGGCTCGCCCTGGCCGACGCGAACATGGGACGTCATCAGGAAGCCTGCGGCCACTTGCATCGCGCACTCGCGATCTTCACTGAGACCGGTGCCCGGGAGGATGCCGCCGCCACCCGTTCCCGCATCGGCTACCTGCTGACCGAGCAAGGTGACCACGTCGCAGCCCTGGAACACGCACACGAGACTCTGGCCCTCTACCCACCGGGAACCGACCCCGCTCGGCGGGCCGGCGCACTCAACTCGGTGAGCTGGCTGTACGCCCAGCTCGGCCAACTGGAGGAAGCAGCCGACCACGTTCGCCAAGCCCTCGCCCTGGACGTACACCTGAGCCCCTATGCCCTGGCGGACACATGGGACACGCTCGGCTTCATCCAGGCGCGGCAGGAACGTATTGACGACGCGGCCGACAGCTACCGGCGAGCGGCCGCGATCTACCGGCGGCACGGGGCGCATTTCCGGGAGGCCGGCACGTTGCGCGCCCTCGGTGACGCGTATCAGCGCGCCGGCCGCGCACGGCAAGCGCAGGACGTGTACCGGCAGGCACTGGAACGGGTGTCGACGACCGACGATCCCGGGGCCTCGCGGCTCGGCGCCGAACTGGCCCGGCTTCTCGCCCGGCAGTGA
- a CDS encoding methyltransferase has translation MSETAPGPAPAPSLVMTQLLGGFQVSQALYVVTKLGICTMLEDGPLSVGDLAERSGAKPQPLSRLIRTLAMLGLFRTDGELVETTPLGALLSRTHPATLANVAEMWMETHYGPFGELLHTVRTGEPGANRYFGMPAFEWLIEKPERAEQMARAMTDLTGSMRRGMFDGYDLPAGRTVADIGGSDGSLLAELIAARPDRHGIVFDLPEVVPHATAAMAQRGLADRVEAVGGDFFEAVPTADTYLMSQILHDWDDESAAKILRTVRRAAAPAARLLVVEGVIPPGDAPHHMKMVDLTMLGMLPGRERTAEEYAQLLGANGFTLDRIVATPSPYSIIEATAS, from the coding sequence ATGTCCGAGACAGCACCTGGCCCCGCGCCCGCCCCCTCCCTCGTCATGACACAGTTGCTGGGCGGATTCCAGGTGTCCCAGGCCCTGTACGTGGTCACGAAGCTCGGCATCTGCACGATGCTCGAGGACGGTCCGCTCAGCGTGGGTGACCTGGCCGAACGCAGTGGTGCCAAGCCGCAGCCGCTGAGCCGGCTCATCCGTACGCTCGCCATGCTCGGCCTGTTCCGCACGGACGGGGAGCTCGTGGAGACCACCCCGCTGGGTGCCCTGCTCTCCCGGACGCACCCGGCGACGCTCGCGAATGTGGCCGAGATGTGGATGGAGACGCATTACGGCCCGTTCGGTGAACTGCTCCACACCGTGCGCACGGGTGAGCCCGGTGCGAACCGGTACTTCGGCATGCCCGCTTTCGAGTGGCTGATCGAGAAGCCCGAACGAGCCGAGCAGATGGCACGTGCGATGACAGATCTCACGGGCTCGATGCGCCGGGGAATGTTCGACGGTTACGACCTTCCAGCGGGCCGGACCGTGGCGGATATCGGCGGCTCGGACGGCAGCCTGCTCGCCGAGCTGATCGCCGCGCGTCCAGACCGGCACGGCATCGTCTTCGACCTGCCCGAAGTCGTCCCGCACGCGACGGCGGCGATGGCGCAGCGCGGGCTGGCCGACCGTGTCGAGGCCGTCGGGGGCGACTTCTTCGAGGCCGTGCCGACGGCCGACACCTATCTGATGAGTCAGATCCTGCACGACTGGGACGACGAGTCCGCGGCCAAAATCCTGCGGACGGTCCGCCGCGCCGCTGCCCCCGCCGCCCGGCTGCTCGTCGTGGAGGGCGTCATCCCGCCGGGTGACGCGCCCCATCACATGAAGATGGTCGACCTGACCATGCTGGGCATGCTGCCGGGCCGGGAACGTACCGCGGAAGAGTACGCGCAACTGCTCGGCGCGAACGGTTTCACCCTGGACCGGATCGTCGCCACACCGTCCCCCTACTCCATCATCGAGGCGACAGCCTCCTGA
- a CDS encoding sigma-70 family RNA polymerase sigma factor, whose protein sequence is MFQSGGRGGTPTDAAQYDRAMDDSELVGRAQRGEVGALGALLARHEAGMRAVALSVLGAGPDAEDAVQDAMVTALVSIGDVRDPTAIGGWLRAIVRNNCRMQMRSRRAVPVAEPEWFLPADEALGADVLLERTVLRDWVWHAMATLSEKDRLMALLRHFSSVRSYADIATVCGVPVGTVRSRLHHAHRKLATALRATADMAYADASTTTAARTREAADAMRATARGDFHQVVRELWWPDAQLIVPAAAVRGDTALAEQTMESDLAAGVRPGPTEVVACDDVLIWEFDLLSLGTDPDHCPPHAVWLQTLDEGRVRSVTLFHTTPSDAEKS, encoded by the coding sequence ATGTTCCAGTCGGGCGGACGGGGCGGCACTCCGACGGACGCCGCTCAATATGATCGGGCGATGGACGACAGTGAGCTGGTCGGCAGAGCTCAGCGAGGCGAGGTCGGGGCACTCGGTGCACTCCTGGCGCGGCATGAGGCCGGTATGCGGGCAGTGGCGTTGAGCGTGCTCGGTGCCGGGCCGGATGCCGAAGACGCCGTGCAGGACGCGATGGTGACCGCTCTCGTGTCGATCGGTGACGTGCGCGATCCGACCGCGATCGGGGGATGGCTGCGTGCCATCGTGCGCAACAACTGCCGTATGCAGATGCGTTCGCGGCGGGCCGTGCCGGTCGCCGAACCCGAGTGGTTCCTCCCTGCTGATGAGGCCTTGGGCGCTGACGTGCTGCTGGAGCGGACTGTGTTGCGGGACTGGGTGTGGCATGCCATGGCAACGCTGTCGGAGAAGGACCGTCTGATGGCCCTGCTCCGTCACTTCAGCAGCGTTCGCTCATACGCGGACATCGCCACCGTGTGCGGTGTTCCCGTCGGGACCGTACGCAGCCGACTGCACCATGCCCACCGCAAGCTCGCGACCGCTCTGCGCGCCACGGCCGACATGGCGTACGCCGATGCGTCGACGACGACCGCGGCCCGCACACGCGAGGCCGCTGATGCCATGCGAGCCACCGCGCGCGGCGACTTCCACCAGGTCGTCCGTGAACTGTGGTGGCCCGACGCCCAGTTGATCGTGCCGGCTGCGGCCGTTCGCGGCGACACCGCGCTGGCCGAACAGACAATGGAGAGCGACCTGGCCGCAGGGGTCCGGCCCGGCCCGACTGAGGTCGTCGCCTGCGACGATGTACTGATCTGGGAATTCGATCTCCTCAGCCTCGGCACGGACCCCGACCACTGCCCGCCGCACGCGGTGTGGCTGCAGACCCTGGACGAAGGACGAGTCCGCTCCGTCACGCTCTTCCATACGACTCCGTCCGATGCAGAAAAATCCTGA
- a CDS encoding alpha/beta hydrolase, whose amino-acid sequence MNTDPTLRTHEISVGGVRQVYHVAGQGPVCVAHSGGPGTAWWYLRMPALERHYTMVYLEPVGTGDSGRLESYDLKTYVTFLAAVVDDLAEPRVHLLGHSHGGFVMQRYALEYPDRVAGLILYDTTAVADQEFFAQAMGGVAAYASIDPGMPAAFERLTSATDDETMTSALRDALPCYFADFPGRKAEFVDLVDGIRAWLVPQTPEAFDLRDQLGEIKAPTVVIVGTHDFICGPRWAEVLHSSIPGAQLVELKDSGHFGHLEQPTEFATAVGIVIG is encoded by the coding sequence TTGAATACCGACCCCACTCTGCGTACCCACGAGATCTCGGTGGGTGGCGTCCGGCAGGTCTACCACGTCGCGGGCCAAGGCCCCGTCTGCGTGGCCCACTCAGGCGGTCCCGGCACCGCCTGGTGGTACCTGCGGATGCCTGCGCTGGAGCGGCACTACACCATGGTCTACCTGGAGCCGGTCGGCACCGGTGATTCGGGGCGCCTGGAGAGCTACGACCTCAAGACCTACGTCACCTTCCTCGCCGCGGTCGTCGACGACCTCGCCGAACCCAGGGTGCACCTCCTCGGGCACTCGCACGGCGGCTTCGTGATGCAGCGCTACGCCCTGGAGTATCCGGACCGGGTGGCGGGCCTGATCCTGTACGACACGACCGCGGTGGCCGACCAGGAGTTCTTTGCGCAGGCCATGGGGGGTGTGGCCGCATACGCGTCCATCGACCCTGGTATGCCGGCTGCCTTCGAGCGGCTCACGAGCGCCACCGACGACGAGACGATGACCTCCGCACTGCGCGATGCGCTTCCGTGCTACTTCGCCGACTTCCCCGGCCGAAAGGCGGAGTTCGTCGACCTGGTCGACGGGATCCGTGCGTGGCTGGTGCCCCAGACCCCGGAAGCGTTCGACCTGCGTGATCAGCTCGGCGAGATCAAGGCGCCGACGGTCGTCATCGTCGGCACCCACGACTTCATCTGCGGACCGCGGTGGGCGGAGGTGCTGCATTCCTCCATCCCCGGTGCACAATTGGTCGAACTGAAGGACAGTGGCCACTTCGGCCACCTTGAGCAGCCGACGGAATTCGCTACTGCCGTCGGGATCGTGATCGGGTAA
- a CDS encoding helix-turn-helix domain-containing protein, translating into MSTHPILASAAKTDAFSADCPTREILDRLGSKWVSLIIVALADRPHYFGELLRRLEGVSKKMLVQSLRMLESYGIIGREPKKVGAVIKVCYGLTEQGKSLVEPLFAVYTWAQENTDTMLLNQEVYNRTVSPRAAHR; encoded by the coding sequence ATGAGCACGCACCCCATCCTGGCCAGCGCCGCCAAGACCGACGCCTTCTCGGCCGACTGTCCGACCCGCGAAATTCTCGACCGGCTCGGAAGTAAATGGGTTTCATTGATCATTGTCGCATTGGCTGACAGGCCGCATTATTTCGGCGAGTTGCTCAGACGCCTAGAGGGAGTGTCCAAGAAAATGCTTGTCCAGTCTCTACGCATGCTCGAAAGCTACGGAATAATCGGCCGTGAACCGAAGAAGGTTGGAGCCGTCATCAAGGTCTGCTACGGGCTGACTGAACAAGGGAAATCCCTTGTCGAGCCGCTGTTTGCTGTTTATACTTGGGCGCAAGAGAACACCGACACAATGCTGTTGAACCAGGAGGTTTACAACAGGACTGTGTCGCCGCGCGCAGCTCACCGTTAA
- a CDS encoding alcohol dehydrogenase catalytic domain-containing protein, whose product MKRWMLPAGVTEASDLILENADMPEPGRGEVRIKVEAASINYRDQLILTNWYGRTAGRNLIPLSDVAGTIDAIGEGADAWAVGDRVTSTGVRGWEDGVPVDDFGLGLGALDLDGVLAEYVVLPADHLARAPQNLDSAEASTLPIAGGTAWNAMFGDHP is encoded by the coding sequence ATGAAACGATGGATGCTGCCGGCCGGCGTCACTGAGGCTTCCGACCTCATCCTGGAAAACGCCGACATGCCCGAGCCTGGCCGGGGTGAAGTCCGGATCAAAGTCGAGGCCGCGTCGATCAACTATCGAGATCAGCTGATATTGACCAACTGGTACGGCCGTACTGCAGGCCGGAACCTCATTCCGCTGTCCGACGTCGCTGGCACTATTGACGCCATCGGCGAAGGCGCCGATGCGTGGGCTGTCGGGGACCGGGTAACAAGTACCGGTGTTCGTGGTTGGGAAGATGGAGTACCGGTCGATGATTTCGGCCTCGGCCTTGGAGCGCTCGATCTCGATGGAGTTCTGGCGGAGTACGTCGTTCTGCCTGCGGACCATCTGGCACGTGCACCGCAGAACCTGGACTCAGCAGAGGCATCAACCCTGCCAATTGCGGGTGGTACCGCGTGGAATGCAATGTTCGGCGACCACCCGTGA
- a CDS encoding IS3 family transposase (programmed frameshift), with protein MARPSPYPAELRERAVRMVAEIRPNYPTEWAAMKAVAAKLGIGAAETVRTWVRKAEVDAGQRPGTTSEEAAEIKRLRAENAELRRANEILKAASGFLRGRARPAVEALVAFIDAHREVFGVEPICRVLTSHGLKIATSTYYAAKNRTPSVRSVRDAELKTQISRVHTDNFSVYGVRKVWRQLHREGIPAARCTVARLMRDLGLEGARRGRKIRTTLRHDGHERAADLLRRDFTASRPNERWVADFTYVPTWSGLVYVAFVVDVYSRAIVGWSAATSKRAKLVLDALDMALWRRDRAGTPAGERLVHHSDAGSQYTSFAFTAHLLEASIDASIGTVGDALDNALMESQIGLYKTELIKPRRPWRGLADVELATAEWVDWFNNQRLHTGIGDVPPHEHETNYYAQHQPQPAAGVNA; from the exons ATGGCACGTCCGTCCCCCTACCCCGCTGAGCTTCGCGAACGAGCGGTGCGCATGGTTGCTGAGATCCGACCGAACTACCCGACCGAGTGGGCGGCGATGAAGGCGGTCGCGGCGAAGCTGGGCATCGGTGCGGCAGAGACGGTGCGGACCTGGGTCCGCAAGGCCGAGGTGGACGCCGGCCAGCGGCCCGGCACAACGTCCGAGGAGGCCGCGGAGATCAAACGGCTGCGGGCCGAGAACGCCGAACTGCGGCGGGCGAACGAGATCCTCAAAGCGGCTTCGG GCTTTCTTCGCGGCCGAGCTCGACCGGCCGTCGAAGCGCTCGTAGCGTTCATCGACGCACACCGCGAGGTGTTCGGAGTCGAGCCGATCTGCCGAGTCTTGACCAGCCACGGACTGAAGATCGCGACGAGCACCTACTACGCCGCCAAGAACCGCACACCCAGCGTCCGATCGGTCCGCGACGCCGAGCTGAAGACGCAGATCAGCCGCGTCCACACGGACAACTTCAGCGTCTACGGAGTGCGGAAGGTCTGGCGGCAGCTGCACCGCGAAGGAATACCGGCGGCCCGCTGCACCGTCGCCCGGCTGATGCGCGACCTGGGCCTGGAGGGCGCCCGACGAGGGAGGAAGATCCGCACCACTCTCCGACACGACGGCCACGAGCGGGCCGCTGACCTGCTCAGGCGCGACTTCACCGCGTCCCGACCGAACGAGCGGTGGGTCGCCGACTTCACCTATGTCCCCACCTGGTCCGGGCTCGTCTACGTCGCCTTCGTCGTGGACGTGTACTCCCGGGCGATCGTCGGCTGGTCCGCCGCCACCAGCAAGCGGGCCAAGCTCGTCCTCGACGCCCTCGACATGGCCTTGTGGCGCCGCGACCGCGCGGGAACTCCCGCTGGAGAGAGACTGGTTCACCATTCGGATGCGGGTAGCCAATACACATCGTTCGCATTCACTGCGCACCTCCTCGAGGCCAGCATCGACGCCTCGATCGGCACCGTCGGCGACGCCCTGGACAATGCGCTCATGGAGTCCCAGATCGGCCTCTACAAAACGGAACTGATCAAGCCCCGCAGGCCCTGGCGCGGCCTCGCCGACGTCGAACTCGCCACCGCCGAATGGGTCGACTGGTTCAACAACCAGCGTCTCCACACCGGGATCGGCGACGTCCCGCCGCACGAACACGAGACCAACTACTACGCTCAACACCAGCCCCAACCGGCAGCTGGAGTCAACGCATAG
- a CDS encoding zinc-binding dehydrogenase has product MLTLGTGGVALFAVQLCLALGADAHVVVRRRDHVEKLRDMGVASVLNSVETPDWAAQVAHSTGGVRKIVDTVGVGLLPQAMEAVGKTGEVASVGLFELDTKPLSRSLLAKQINLRGVAGASRRMHRDLVEFIETRDLHPIIQHRYAFEEAPAAYRAQAASGIFGKIVIEIPGRPTHA; this is encoded by the coding sequence ATGTTGACGCTGGGAACAGGCGGAGTGGCACTGTTCGCCGTCCAGCTGTGTCTCGCTCTTGGCGCTGACGCTCACGTCGTCGTGCGTCGCCGGGACCACGTGGAAAAACTACGTGACATGGGTGTAGCAAGCGTACTCAACAGCGTCGAAACCCCAGACTGGGCAGCCCAGGTGGCTCACAGCACCGGCGGCGTCCGCAAGATAGTCGATACCGTTGGCGTGGGACTCCTGCCACAGGCCATGGAAGCAGTAGGCAAGACAGGCGAAGTGGCCAGCGTCGGACTCTTCGAGCTGGACACCAAGCCTCTCAGCCGCAGCCTGCTGGCGAAGCAGATCAACTTGCGCGGGGTGGCCGGCGCCAGTCGGCGAATGCACCGCGACTTGGTGGAATTCATCGAAACCCGCGACCTCCACCCGATCATCCAGCACCGTTACGCTTTCGAGGAGGCCCCTGCCGCTTATCGAGCGCAAGCCGCCAGCGGTATCTTCGGCAAGATCGTCATTGAGATCCCTGGTCGACCAACCCACGCCTAA
- a CDS encoding DUF1778 domain-containing protein codes for MSQPKAMNLRFPDPAQRAAIEAAARQEGVSLQEYILSAAYARATAVETHFLEAFRASMARSGDAFAEAAGADGEHRAEELAARRDLEKQQERGHAA; via the coding sequence ATGTCTCAGCCCAAAGCCATGAACCTACGTTTCCCCGATCCGGCTCAGCGTGCCGCGATCGAAGCGGCAGCGCGACAGGAGGGCGTCAGCTTGCAGGAGTACATCCTGTCGGCGGCTTACGCCCGTGCCACCGCCGTGGAGACGCACTTCCTTGAAGCCTTCCGCGCGTCGATGGCCCGCAGCGGCGACGCGTTCGCGGAGGCGGCCGGCGCTGACGGGGAGCACCGCGCCGAAGAGCTGGCAGCGCGGCGGGATCTTGAGAAGCAGCAGGAGCGGGGTCACGCCGCGTGA
- a CDS encoding toxin Fic → MTQHEPLHPLDVTFLLHAAELLPGDPQVDDYGPLYAAVARVNARAMERDVYGSLYLKAAALLQTLVRLPCLEHSNEAFAWHCAEAYLVLNGCRLEYPPKEAVALVRDAASGAMGVGLIGRQMRGWSVA, encoded by the coding sequence GTGACGCAGCACGAACCGCTTCACCCTCTTGACGTGACTTTCCTGCTGCACGCTGCCGAGTTGCTTCCCGGAGATCCGCAGGTAGACGACTACGGTCCCCTGTACGCGGCGGTCGCCCGGGTCAATGCCCGGGCCATGGAGCGTGACGTCTATGGGTCCCTCTATCTGAAGGCGGCGGCACTGCTGCAGACGCTGGTGCGGTTGCCGTGTCTGGAGCACTCCAACGAGGCGTTCGCGTGGCACTGCGCGGAGGCGTATCTGGTGCTGAACGGCTGCCGTCTGGAGTATCCGCCGAAGGAGGCGGTCGCCCTGGTGCGGGACGCGGCTTCGGGCGCGATGGGGGTTGGACTGATCGGCCGTCAAATGCGCGGCTGGAGCGTCGCCTGA
- a CDS encoding GMC family oxidoreductase, with amino-acid sequence MSLKNVVDYIIVGSGAAGSALAHRLSANPQNRVLVIEGDGAGEQQGHGMSSRFVQPSTGLQHRNQRAPQLLDGCRRTDGRADGSPATSDMTASWGAEAAHQSWEAADVASWNWARFLEACMPMERHAADATGLHVGDGRPADQAVRPPDAMSELWIAALARHGIQTVEELGGDHTKTAYTPWSESVALRMSLHRPPLHGLAQRRNVRVRLHCIARRVLFDGTTAIGVETATPWGTVRFTARREVILCAGAVSNTLVLERSGVGDPKVLSAVGVQLVAANPAVGSNLRQRRGAAFSLRLNGVSDRAPESVTLAARLRAKVMRVLGRPDAMKSCGTSVLAVLNSKGGTSSLDMQLKFTSTLVANGGALPAGGAASSGVSVAFYPQSPTSVGSVHITGPTLEDPPRLVPGYLSTVHDWYLTFAAFARAREILATEPFASAMTETFPAAAVVDPEDVVQYVLKHGFNEDAVGTCALGPDGVVDDELRVRGTDRLRVADASVMPRLPTLNTEAASRAVGWSAGDVLRNANRRSR; translated from the coding sequence ATGTCATTGAAGAACGTCGTGGACTACATCATCGTCGGGAGTGGGGCCGCCGGTTCGGCGCTGGCCCACCGGCTCAGCGCGAATCCTCAGAACCGAGTTCTGGTGATCGAGGGCGATGGTGCCGGCGAGCAACAGGGGCATGGGATGTCTTCGCGCTTTGTCCAGCCATCGACAGGTCTGCAGCATCGCAATCAGCGAGCACCACAATTGCTGGACGGATGCAGGCGTACGGACGGCAGAGCGGATGGCTCGCCGGCGACGAGTGACATGACGGCGAGTTGGGGAGCGGAGGCGGCCCATCAGTCGTGGGAGGCAGCCGATGTCGCCAGCTGGAACTGGGCTCGGTTCCTGGAAGCCTGTATGCCCATGGAGCGGCATGCTGCTGATGCGACTGGCCTGCATGTCGGCGATGGGCGTCCAGCGGACCAGGCCGTTCGTCCGCCGGACGCGATGAGTGAGCTGTGGATCGCGGCTCTGGCGCGCCACGGCATCCAAACGGTGGAAGAGCTGGGCGGAGATCACACGAAGACGGCTTACACGCCGTGGTCGGAGTCCGTGGCCCTCCGGATGAGTCTGCACCGCCCGCCTCTGCACGGGTTGGCACAGCGGCGCAATGTCCGTGTTCGCTTGCACTGCATAGCCCGACGCGTCCTTTTCGACGGCACGACCGCGATCGGCGTTGAGACCGCCACTCCTTGGGGCACCGTACGGTTCACAGCCCGCCGCGAGGTCATCCTGTGCGCGGGCGCGGTGAGTAATACGCTGGTGCTCGAGCGAAGCGGTGTCGGCGACCCTAAGGTACTCAGCGCCGTCGGTGTGCAACTCGTCGCGGCCAATCCTGCCGTAGGCAGCAACCTCAGGCAACGTCGAGGCGCGGCATTCAGCCTCAGACTGAACGGCGTATCAGACCGTGCCCCGGAGTCGGTCACGCTGGCCGCAAGACTCAGGGCCAAAGTCATGAGGGTGCTGGGGCGCCCCGATGCGATGAAGAGCTGTGGCACCTCAGTCCTGGCCGTACTCAACTCAAAGGGTGGGACGTCGAGCCTGGACATGCAATTGAAGTTCACGTCGACCCTTGTCGCGAATGGCGGCGCGCTCCCTGCCGGGGGAGCCGCTTCGAGCGGCGTGTCTGTGGCTTTCTATCCGCAGTCACCCACCAGCGTCGGGTCGGTGCACATCACAGGACCGACCTTGGAAGACCCGCCTCGCCTTGTGCCCGGCTACCTGTCTACTGTTCATGACTGGTATTTGACGTTTGCAGCCTTCGCCAGGGCTCGTGAGATTCTGGCAACCGAACCGTTCGCCTCGGCTATGACCGAGACGTTTCCTGCGGCAGCCGTCGTGGATCCGGAAGACGTAGTGCAGTACGTACTGAAACACGGGTTCAACGAGGATGCGGTCGGCACCTGTGCCCTTGGCCCGGATGGGGTCGTCGATGATGAACTCCGGGTGCGCGGTACCGACAGGCTGAGGGTCGCTGACGCATCGGTGATGCCGAGACTTCCGACCCTCAACACGGAAGCGGCGAGCAGGGCAGTCGGCTGGAGTGCCGGCGATGTTCTGCGGAACGCGAACAGGCGGAGCAGGTGA